From one Candidatus Poribacteria bacterium genomic stretch:
- a CDS encoding Gfo/Idh/MocA family oxidoreductase: MTRTIGIGVIGMGWMGTVHSRSYRQIPTRFQDCGVQPHLVICADEVEARAREAQTFLGFERYATDWRQVIADPEVQLVNITAPNSMHLEIATAAAEAGKHIFCEKPVGRNPQETAAIENAARRAGVLTCVGYNYRWTPLVQYARQLIEEGRLGRLTHYRGRFFAGYASNPHAVLSWRFQREVAGLGTLGDLMSHVVDMAQMIAGPINRLVGNRETFFSERPLATPGEGTHFSVRTDGPTGEVTNEDYVGALVQFSNGAHGTLEGCRVINGPECQMAFEVHGTRGALSWDFERMNELHLFLSDRDDAPNGYTRIVSGPEHPFHAYFNPGPGVGLGYEDLKMIESYQFLKSIRDGRQGEPAFREALAVAKVLGVIERSWETERWEEVQAS, translated from the coding sequence ATGACGCGAACGATAGGTATCGGTGTCATCGGTATGGGGTGGATGGGGACTGTGCACAGCCGCTCCTACCGACAGATTCCGACCCGCTTTCAAGACTGTGGGGTTCAGCCGCACCTAGTCATCTGCGCCGATGAGGTAGAAGCCCGTGCCCGTGAAGCGCAGACGTTTTTGGGCTTTGAACGATACGCTACGGATTGGAGACAGGTTATCGCTGATCCGGAGGTGCAACTTGTCAACATCACCGCACCAAACAGTATGCACCTCGAAATTGCGACAGCGGCTGCCGAAGCGGGGAAGCATATCTTCTGCGAGAAGCCTGTCGGTCGGAATCCACAGGAGACCGCCGCGATCGAAAATGCCGCTCGACGGGCTGGCGTTTTGACCTGCGTGGGCTATAATTACCGATGGACCCCGCTCGTGCAATACGCCCGGCAGTTGATTGAGGAGGGGCGTCTCGGCAGGCTTACACACTATCGCGGACGTTTCTTTGCAGGCTATGCCAGCAACCCACACGCCGTGCTTTCATGGCGTTTCCAGCGCGAGGTGGCGGGGTTAGGAACCTTGGGCGACCTGATGTCGCATGTCGTTGATATGGCACAGATGATAGCCGGTCCAATCAACCGTTTGGTGGGCAACCGCGAGACTTTCTTCTCAGAACGACCACTTGCTACGCCCGGCGAAGGCACACATTTTTCTGTCCGCACAGATGGTCCGACGGGAGAAGTTACCAACGAAGATTATGTTGGTGCGCTGGTACAATTTTCTAATGGGGCGCACGGTACGTTGGAGGGGTGTCGTGTCATAAATGGTCCGGAGTGTCAGATGGCGTTTGAGGTGCACGGCACACGCGGCGCGTTAAGTTGGGACTTTGAGCGCATGAATGAGCTCCATCTGTTCCTTTCCGACAGAGATGATGCGCCTAATGGCTACACCCGTATCGTGAGTGGTCCTGAACACCCGTTTCATGCCTATTTCAATCCCGGTCCCGGTGTCGGCTTAGGCTACGAAGACTTGAAGATGATCGAATCCTATCAATTCTTGAAGTCGATCCGAGATGGACGCCAAGGTGAACCTGCTTTTCGTGAGGCGTTGGCTGTGGCTAAGGTGTTGGGTGTGATTGAACGCTCATGGGAAACGGAGCGTTGGGAAGAGGTGCAAGCCTCGTGA
- a CDS encoding mandelate racemase, producing MAKIKEIRCIRTRVNGTWVIVKITTDQPGLYGIGSASDHYHPQTVVTAVEECIAPRLIGREVGHIEDIWQSTLTSGYWRNGAISNTALGGIDMALWDIKGKEAGMPVYQLLGGPCRSAVPCYAHAGGGDFAELEDDIRRYMEEGYSVIRCQLGGYGGGGFIDADKAGQPKNPWSNAPAFDDEAYIESIPKMFEYLRSKLGFGPKLTHDVHEHLRPQCAVTLSKLLEPYRLFFLEDVLSPEQIDWFRLIRQQCTTPQAMGELFINPHEWTPLITERLIDFVRVRVSKGGGITPCRKIATLCEWFGVNTAWQEGGDNDPVNQVAAMHLDLASWSFGIQEENHFSQEELDIFPGHAILEGGYLYANDQPGLGIDIDEAEATQILDADRAKVPNYAAEDRKADGSVVRP from the coding sequence ATGGCAAAAATCAAAGAGATACGATGTATTCGTACACGGGTAAATGGGACTTGGGTGATTGTGAAGATCACCACTGATCAGCCGGGACTCTACGGTATTGGTTCTGCCAGCGACCACTACCACCCACAAACAGTCGTCACGGCGGTGGAGGAGTGTATTGCCCCTCGTCTGATTGGTCGGGAGGTTGGGCATATTGAAGACATCTGGCAGTCTACCCTTACCAGTGGTTACTGGCGGAATGGGGCAATTTCGAACACCGCATTGGGCGGCATCGACATGGCACTCTGGGACATCAAGGGGAAAGAGGCTGGGATGCCGGTCTACCAACTTCTCGGCGGTCCTTGTCGTTCTGCCGTGCCGTGCTATGCCCATGCTGGCGGTGGCGATTTCGCCGAACTTGAGGATGATATTCGGCGCTATATGGAGGAGGGATATTCGGTCATTCGCTGTCAGCTTGGTGGGTACGGCGGTGGTGGGTTTATTGACGCCGATAAGGCGGGTCAACCGAAGAACCCTTGGTCTAATGCCCCTGCCTTCGATGATGAGGCATACATTGAGAGCATCCCGAAGATGTTTGAATATCTGCGATCGAAATTGGGGTTCGGACCGAAACTCACGCACGACGTGCACGAGCACCTTCGCCCGCAGTGTGCGGTGACGTTGTCGAAGCTCCTAGAACCTTACCGTCTCTTTTTCCTTGAGGATGTCCTCTCGCCTGAACAGATTGATTGGTTTCGTCTGATTCGGCAGCAGTGCACTACCCCACAGGCGATGGGTGAACTTTTCATCAACCCTCACGAGTGGACGCCCCTCATCACCGAGCGGCTGATCGACTTCGTCCGGGTGCGAGTGTCGAAGGGCGGCGGCATCACCCCGTGCCGGAAGATTGCTACCCTCTGTGAATGGTTCGGTGTCAACACGGCTTGGCAGGAGGGCGGAGACAATGATCCTGTTAATCAGGTGGCGGCAATGCACTTGGATCTGGCAAGTTGGAGTTTCGGTATTCAGGAGGAAAACCATTTCAGTCAAGAAGAACTTGATATCTTCCCCGGACACGCGATTCTTGAGGGCGGATACCTCTACGCCAATGACCAACCGGGACTGGGGATTGACATTGACGAGGCGGAGGCGACGCAAATTCTGGACGCCGACCGAGCGAAGGTGCCCAATTATGCCGCCGAAGATCGAAAAGCAGATGGATCGGTAGTACGACCGTAA
- a CDS encoding DoxX family protein has product MVLTFLDKHRDIGLLILRIGFGCLFLFHGLPKLFGGPEKWERLGGAMATLGITFLPAFWGFMAAISEALGGICLILGLFIRPACILLTITMLVAAVSHLGRGEGLGGAAHALKAAIVFLSLILIGPGKYSLDEKLSSDSSDDA; this is encoded by the coding sequence ATGGTCTTGACTTTTTTGGATAAACATCGAGACATCGGTTTATTAATCCTTCGGATCGGATTTGGGTGTCTGTTCCTCTTTCATGGGCTTCCGAAATTGTTCGGCGGTCCTGAGAAATGGGAAAGGCTCGGTGGAGCGATGGCAACTCTTGGCATTACATTTCTACCGGCGTTTTGGGGATTCATGGCTGCAATTTCGGAGGCTTTGGGGGGCATCTGTCTCATCCTCGGCTTATTTATTAGACCCGCCTGTATCCTTTTGACAATAACGATGTTAGTCGCTGCTGTAAGTCATCTGGGTCGCGGGGAGGGTTTGGGTGGCGCTGCGCATGCGCTCAAAGCCGCCATCGTTTTTCTGAGCTTGATTCTGATTGGGCCTGGTAAGTACAGCCTCGATGAAAAACTGAGTTCTGATAGCAGCGATGACGCATAA
- a CDS encoding DnaJ domain-containing protein, protein MAERDYYEVLGVNRNASPEEIKRAYRKVALQHHPDKNPGDKTAEEKFKEASNAYDVLSDPEKRKIYDIRGHAGVHNAGFQGYTNFEDIFTNFGDIFGREVFGNFGDVFGDVFSRENPTGFGPQRRGNLRTKLTIPFEESILGAEKRIQVNDRTLTIKIPAGIKDGQSLRLTGQGDLTASGQRGSLIVKIAVQPHPNFKRENLDLVTQVTVPFTRATLGGKVRVPTLKGDIDLKIPAGTQPDQQLRVRGAGVVDSSKRKGDLRVQIKIEIPRSLTRKQKELLKELEKNL, encoded by the coding sequence ATGGCAGAAAGAGATTACTATGAAGTCCTTGGGGTGAATCGGAACGCTTCTCCAGAGGAGATTAAGCGTGCCTACCGCAAGGTCGCGCTGCAGCATCATCCCGATAAAAACCCGGGAGATAAAACAGCAGAAGAGAAATTTAAAGAAGCCTCAAATGCTTACGACGTGCTATCGGATCCAGAGAAGCGGAAGATCTACGACATACGTGGGCACGCGGGTGTTCATAACGCTGGATTTCAAGGGTACACGAACTTTGAGGACATTTTCACCAATTTTGGAGACATCTTTGGGCGTGAGGTCTTTGGGAATTTCGGTGATGTCTTCGGAGATGTATTCAGCAGGGAAAACCCCACCGGTTTCGGTCCACAACGCCGCGGTAATCTACGAACAAAATTGACAATCCCGTTTGAGGAATCGATACTGGGTGCGGAAAAGCGGATTCAGGTGAACGACCGAACCCTTACTATTAAGATTCCCGCGGGGATAAAAGATGGTCAATCATTGCGCCTTACCGGTCAAGGAGACCTGACTGCGAGTGGACAGCGCGGCTCACTGATTGTGAAAATCGCCGTTCAACCGCACCCGAATTTTAAGCGCGAGAATCTAGATCTCGTGACCCAAGTTACGGTGCCTTTCACACGTGCAACCTTGGGCGGTAAAGTGCGTGTGCCAACCCTGAAGGGAGATATTGATCTGAAGATTCCTGCGGGGACGCAGCCGGACCAACAGTTGAGGGTCCGCGGGGCTGGTGTTGTCGATTCGTCGAAGCGCAAAGGCGATCTACGCGTCCAGATCAAAATCGAAATCCCACGTTCATTGACAAGAAAACAGAAGGAATTATTAAAAGAACTAGAGAAAAACTTATAA
- the ndk gene encoding nucleoside-diphosphate kinase has product MNPEKTLVLIKPDGVQRGLIGEIIARFERKGLRLVGLKLLQLPKDRADQLYAPHQGKFFYDYLIQFMTSTPIVAIALEGRDAIELVRLVNGATRPNESQPGSIRGDFSIDITHNVVHASDSPENAERELDILFDPSELVDYPRIDDAILYSPDL; this is encoded by the coding sequence ATGAACCCAGAGAAAACCTTAGTCTTAATTAAACCAGATGGCGTTCAACGCGGACTCATCGGCGAAATCATCGCCCGCTTTGAGCGCAAGGGGCTTAGACTCGTAGGACTTAAATTACTCCAACTCCCAAAAGATCGAGCGGATCAACTCTACGCGCCACATCAGGGAAAGTTTTTTTACGACTACCTCATCCAATTTATGACTTCGACGCCGATCGTGGCGATTGCCCTTGAGGGACGAGATGCTATCGAACTCGTGCGTCTAGTAAACGGGGCAACAAGACCCAACGAATCCCAACCCGGCAGTATCCGTGGCGATTTCTCGATCGATATCACTCACAACGTTGTCCACGCTTCAGATTCCCCTGAGAACGCGGAACGTGAGTTAGACATTCTATTTGATCCAAGCGAACTTGTTGACTATCCACGAATTGATGACGCGATTCTTTATAGCCCGGACCTGTAG
- a CDS encoding TIGR04282 family arsenosugar biosynthesis glycosyltransferase has product MAACVIVFVKNPVPGQVKTRLTPYLSPEQAASLYRAFLVDWCNALSTISTAHHVIAYTPPEGLSALQTLIGEDPVYIPQVDASLGERLIAAARWACNQGYTKFLFVGSDSPTLPPQYVEHTLDLLESRDIVIGPSVDGGYYLIGFSKHGASLSIPTIFEGIAWSTEVVFRQTLGKIQAVNARLGLLPPWYDVDTPTGLQLLRDHLFGMHLAGESSPAPQTYSKLTEWF; this is encoded by the coding sequence ATGGCTGCTTGTGTCATAGTTTTCGTGAAAAATCCTGTTCCCGGTCAAGTTAAAACCCGTCTTACACCTTATCTTTCGCCAGAGCAGGCTGCGTCACTATATCGGGCGTTCCTCGTCGATTGGTGCAATGCCCTTTCCACAATCTCTACAGCCCACCATGTAATTGCCTATACGCCACCCGAAGGCTTGAGTGCCTTACAAACCCTAATCGGTGAAGATCCGGTTTATATACCTCAAGTAGACGCATCGCTGGGCGAACGCTTAATTGCCGCTGCGCGTTGGGCGTGTAATCAGGGATATACGAAATTTTTATTCGTGGGATCAGATAGCCCAACGCTACCACCCCAGTATGTCGAACACACACTCGATTTACTAGAATCGCGCGACATCGTCATCGGTCCCAGTGTGGACGGTGGCTACTACCTGATTGGCTTTTCAAAGCATGGGGCGTCTTTGTCGATTCCCACCATCTTTGAGGGAATCGCATGGAGCACCGAGGTCGTCTTTCGTCAAACACTTGGGAAAATTCAGGCGGTTAATGCGCGATTGGGGTTGCTGCCGCCATGGTACGATGTAGATACCCCCACAGGACTGCAGCTATTACGGGATCATCTGTTTGGGATGCACCTTGCAGGGGAAAGCAGCCCCGCACCTCAAACATATAGCAAATTAACAGAGTGGTTCTAA
- a CDS encoding GatB/YqeY domain-containing protein — protein sequence MGLKEQLNEDMKQAMKAKDKNRLSAIRMVRGAVRDKEINSKVELDDDGVLEVIASQIKKRKDALEQLRKSNRDDLVDAEMEQIKALQEFLPAQLSMEEIEAAVIGAIEELGATSMRDMGKVMGTLVPQLRGKADNSVISQIVKQKLS from the coding sequence ATGGGACTCAAAGAACAGTTAAATGAAGATATGAAGCAGGCGATGAAAGCGAAAGACAAAAATCGTCTGTCTGCAATTCGCATGGTGCGCGGTGCTGTCCGGGATAAGGAAATCAATAGTAAGGTTGAGTTGGATGATGACGGCGTTTTAGAGGTAATTGCTAGCCAGATTAAGAAACGGAAGGATGCACTAGAACAGTTGCGTAAATCCAATCGCGATGACCTCGTTGATGCCGAAATGGAACAGATTAAGGCATTGCAAGAATTCCTCCCTGCCCAACTTTCGATGGAAGAAATCGAAGCCGCCGTCATAGGTGCGATTGAGGAGCTAGGAGCGACATCAATGCGAGATATGGGCAAAGTCATGGGCACACTCGTTCCGCAGTTGAGAGGCAAAGCAGACAACTCGGTTATCAGCCAAATTGTCAAGCAGAAATTGAGCTAG